A single region of the Halopiger xanaduensis SH-6 genome encodes:
- a CDS encoding DUF7127 family protein: protein MTLEQFTRNEGQVARRYEYDDGAVLVVDFGTGVADASVDLVDDTVIVIVDDEQYEFELPEGASDAHTFIKNGVLTVELEGDL from the coding sequence ATGACTCTCGAGCAATTCACCCGGAATGAGGGGCAGGTGGCCCGCCGGTACGAGTACGACGACGGCGCGGTGCTGGTCGTCGACTTCGGAACCGGCGTGGCCGACGCCTCGGTCGATCTCGTCGACGACACGGTCATCGTGATCGTCGACGACGAGCAGTACGAGTTCGAGCTCCCCGAGGGTGCAAGCGACGCACACACGTTTATCAAAAACGGGGTTCTCACTGTCGAACTGGAGGGCGACCTATGA